Within Streptomyces sp. NBC_00704, the genomic segment CCGTGCCGAGCCCCGCCGCGTCGAGGCACTTGCCGAGGGCCCGCAGGGTGCCGTCGGAGCGTGCGGACCACTGCTGCCCGGCGGAGCCGTTGCACGTCCAGATGTCCGCGGCCGTCCCGTTGACGCCGGCGCCGCCCTTGACGTCGAGGCACTTCCCCGCGATCCCCGAGCGCACCTGTCCGCCCGCGGAGGCCGGCGGCTCGATCCAGCCCGCAGCGTCCGCGGCCCGGACGCCGGCGCTGAAGGCGTCCGCCATCTTGCGAAAGCCGTTGTCGTTGGGGTGCAGGGAGTCGGACAGGTCCGCGGCGGTCAGCGCGCTCATGTCGACCAGGCGCACATGCCTGCCGGCGGCCTGCTGGGCCTGGACGATGCCGGGAAGCGTGGAGTTGAAGCCGGCCCGGTGGGCCTCCTCGGCGGCGCTGGTGGAGACGATGACGGTGCCGACGAGGACGGTCACGCCGGGCACGTCACGGGTGATCCGGTCGATGAGCGAGCGGAGCCGGTCCGGGGCGGTCGGGACCTGGTAGTTGCCGTTGAGGTCGTTGGTGCCGATCTCCAGGGTGACCACGTTCGGGCGGTGACGGGCCAGCACGGAGTCCGCGATGCCGTCGATCTGGTCGATCCGCCAGCCCGAGTGGCCCTCGTTGTCCGGGTCGGACATGGTGCCGTTGCGGCCCGAGCCGACGAAGTCCAGGGCATGTCCGTCGGCCGCCAGCCGAGTCCCGAGGAAGTCCCGGTAACTGTTCCCGGACGGGCTTCCGACTCCCCAGGTGATCGAGTCGCCCAGCGGCATCAGCCGCAGAGCGGTCGGCACTGCCGCGGTCCGCACGGCGGAGGGCGGGGCGGCGGGCGGTGACTCGCCGCCGGTGCCGGCGGCCGCGGGCAGTGCGCCGCCGAATCCGAGCGCGGTCGTCAGCGCCGCGGCCAGGAGTGCCGGGCGCGTCTTCCTCGACTTCATGGGGTTCCTCACCGGTGGGGGACAGCGGGTGCGTCGAACGGCCCGTGAGCCGGGCGGGCCGGTCACGGGCCG encodes:
- a CDS encoding ricin-type beta-trefoil lectin domain protein, which gives rise to MKSRKTRPALLAAALTTALGFGGALPAAAGTGGESPPAAPPSAVRTAAVPTALRLMPLGDSITWGVGSPSGNSYRDFLGTRLAADGHALDFVGSGRNGTMSDPDNEGHSGWRIDQIDGIADSVLARHRPNVVTLEIGTNDLNGNYQVPTAPDRLRSLIDRITRDVPGVTVLVGTVIVSTSAAEEAHRAGFNSTLPGIVQAQQAAGRHVRLVDMSALTAADLSDSLHPNDNGFRKMADAFSAGVRAADAAGWIEPPASAGGQVRSGIAGKCLDVKGGAGVNGTAADIWTCNGSAGQQWSARSDGTLRALGKCLDAAGLGTANGTKVQIWDCSGGANQKWQSFNGGYRNPASGRCLDDPGASAADGTQLVLWDCNGRANQQWTSLPVT